In Streptosporangium album, the following are encoded in one genomic region:
- the rpsA gene encoding 30S ribosomal protein S1 — MTSSTEATSSTPQVAVNDIGSEEDFLAAIDLTIKYFNDGDIVEGTVVKVDRDEVLLDIGYKTEGVIPSRELSIKHDVDPADVVEVGEHVEALVLQKEDKEGRLILSKKRAQYERAWGTIEKIKDEDGIVTGTVIEVVKGGLILDIGLRGFLPASLVEMRRVRDLQPYVGRELEAKIIELDKNRNNVVLSRRAWLEQTQSEVRQTFLNTLQKGQVRKGVVSSIVNFGAFVDLGGVDGLVHVSELSWKHIDHPSEVVEVGQEVTVEVLDVDMERERVSLSLKATQEDPWQQFARTHQIGQVVPGRVTKLVPFGAFVRVEEGIEGLVHISELAERHVEIPEQVVQVGEEIFVKIIDIDLERRRISLSLKQANESAAGADIEFDPTLYGMAATYDDQGNYIYPEGFDSETSEWLEGFEKQRDEWERQYAEAQTRFEAHKKQVEEARKAEAEAGEAAPTSYSGETPASGASSSSSSSSSSAPAAGALASDEALAALREKLAGGQS, encoded by the coding sequence ATGACGAGCAGCACTGAGGCCACCTCGAGCACCCCGCAGGTAGCGGTCAACGACATCGGTTCCGAGGAAGACTTCCTCGCAGCGATCGATCTGACCATCAAGTACTTCAACGACGGCGACATCGTCGAGGGCACCGTCGTCAAGGTCGATCGAGATGAAGTTTTGCTCGACATCGGCTACAAGACCGAGGGTGTCATCCCCTCGCGTGAGCTCTCGATCAAGCACGATGTCGATCCCGCGGACGTCGTCGAGGTTGGCGAGCACGTCGAGGCCCTGGTTCTCCAGAAGGAGGACAAGGAAGGGCGTCTGATCCTGTCCAAGAAGCGCGCTCAGTACGAGCGGGCCTGGGGCACGATCGAGAAGATCAAGGACGAGGACGGCATCGTCACCGGTACCGTCATCGAGGTCGTCAAGGGTGGTCTCATCCTCGACATCGGCCTCCGTGGCTTCCTTCCGGCGTCCCTGGTCGAGATGCGCCGCGTCCGCGACCTCCAGCCGTACGTCGGCCGTGAGCTCGAGGCGAAGATCATAGAGCTGGACAAGAACCGCAACAACGTGGTTCTCTCCCGCCGCGCCTGGCTTGAGCAGACCCAGTCCGAGGTGCGTCAGACGTTCCTCAACACCCTGCAGAAGGGTCAGGTCCGCAAGGGCGTCGTCTCCTCGATCGTCAACTTCGGTGCGTTCGTGGACCTGGGCGGCGTCGACGGTCTGGTTCACGTCTCCGAGCTCTCCTGGAAGCACATCGACCACCCCTCCGAGGTTGTCGAGGTCGGCCAGGAGGTCACCGTCGAGGTTCTCGACGTCGACATGGAGCGCGAGCGGGTCTCCCTGTCGCTCAAGGCGACGCAGGAGGACCCCTGGCAGCAGTTCGCCCGCACCCACCAGATCGGTCAGGTCGTTCCGGGCCGCGTCACCAAGCTGGTGCCGTTCGGTGCGTTCGTCCGCGTCGAGGAGGGCATCGAGGGCCTGGTCCACATCTCCGAGCTGGCCGAGCGCCACGTCGAGATCCCCGAGCAGGTCGTCCAGGTCGGCGAAGAGATCTTCGTCAAGATCATAGACATTGACCTGGAGCGTCGCCGGATCTCGCTGTCGCTCAAGCAGGCGAACGAGAGCGCGGCCGGTGCCGACATCGAGTTCGACCCCACGCTGTACGGCATGGCGGCGACCTACGACGACCAGGGCAACTACATCTACCCCGAGGGCTTCGACTCCGAGACGAGCGAGTGGCTCGAGGGCTTCGAGAAGCAGCGTGACGAGTGGGAGCGGCAGTACGCCGAGGCCCAGACCCGTTTCGAGGCTCACAAGAAGCAGGTGGAGGAGGCCCGCAAGGCCGAGGCCGAGGCGGGCGAGGCCGCTCCCACGTCCTACTCCGGTGAGACCCCGGCCTCCGGCGCTTCGAGCTCCAGCTCCAGCAGCAGCTCTTCGGCTCCGGCGGCGGGTGCCCTCGCCTCCGACGAGGCTCTCGCGGCTCTGCGCGAGAAGCTCGCGGGCGGCCAGAGCTGA
- a CDS encoding GNAT family N-acetyltransferase — MTVIEWAEPEDAGEILTVQRAAYVTEAQLYGDPFIAPLVESAEQVRKAVETATVLVAREGGRIVGAVRGRMSDATCLVGRLVVAPDAQGRGIGGALLAALHEEVAAALAFDLFTGHLSEGNLRLYRRHGYRETRRERMSDHLTLVHMRRDLQP, encoded by the coding sequence GTGACCGTGATCGAATGGGCCGAGCCCGAGGACGCAGGCGAGATCCTGACCGTGCAGCGGGCCGCGTACGTCACCGAGGCCCAGCTCTACGGCGATCCGTTCATCGCGCCGCTGGTGGAGTCCGCCGAGCAGGTCCGCAAGGCCGTCGAGACCGCGACGGTGCTCGTGGCCCGTGAGGGCGGGCGGATCGTCGGCGCGGTCCGCGGCCGGATGTCGGATGCGACCTGCCTGGTCGGCCGGCTGGTGGTGGCGCCGGACGCGCAGGGCAGGGGGATCGGTGGCGCCCTGCTGGCCGCCCTGCACGAGGAGGTGGCCGCCGCGCTGGCGTTCGACCTGTTCACCGGGCACCTGTCCGAGGGCAACCTGCGCCTCTACCGCCGCCACGGTTACCGCGAGACGCGCCGGGAGCGGATGAGCGACCACCTGACCCTGGTCCACATGCGCCGCGACCTCCAGCCATGA
- a CDS encoding SLC13 family permease encodes MGAVPGERDGGEARAELERIAPILLFLGAVIVLAELVKEAQVFDVIATRLAVVGRGNYAALFLLCTAFASLVTMVFLWTLFWRRGRRGADRYEPPSPVPVADPLLFRTAATVCALFIAALLLGLPIQAAALVSAVLMIAAFAWRDRSKLTFALFPWQLLVFVTGLFLVVPTLSRYGLAGLMGALAGTGGDGGGAYRAAAVGAGLSNLINNLPAYTAVEKVIPVDNQEQLLALFTGTDIGPVITPWASLATLLWFEWCRRRGVRVPPLTFVLAGAGLAVVGVTATVGVGVLLLTG; translated from the coding sequence GTGGGGGCTGTCCCGGGCGAACGCGACGGCGGGGAAGCGCGGGCCGAGCTGGAGCGGATCGCGCCCATCCTGCTGTTCCTCGGCGCCGTGATCGTGCTCGCGGAGCTGGTCAAGGAGGCCCAGGTCTTCGACGTGATCGCCACCCGGCTGGCGGTGGTCGGCCGGGGAAACTACGCCGCGCTCTTCCTGCTGTGCACGGCCTTCGCGTCGCTGGTCACCATGGTCTTCCTCTGGACGCTCTTCTGGCGGCGCGGCCGGCGCGGCGCCGACCGTTACGAGCCGCCGTCCCCGGTGCCGGTCGCCGACCCGCTGCTGTTCCGGACGGCCGCCACGGTGTGCGCGCTGTTCATCGCCGCGCTCCTGCTGGGACTGCCGATCCAGGCGGCCGCCCTGGTCTCGGCGGTGCTGATGATCGCCGCCTTCGCCTGGCGTGACAGGTCCAAACTCACCTTCGCACTGTTCCCCTGGCAGCTTCTCGTCTTCGTCACCGGCCTGTTCCTGGTGGTGCCCACCCTGAGCCGGTACGGCCTGGCCGGCCTGATGGGCGCCCTGGCCGGGACCGGCGGCGACGGCGGCGGGGCCTACCGGGCGGCGGCCGTGGGGGCCGGGCTGTCCAACCTGATCAACAACCTGCCCGCCTACACCGCGGTGGAGAAGGTCATCCCGGTGGACAACCAGGAGCAGCTGCTGGCCCTGTTCACCGGTACCGACATCGGGCCGGTGATCACCCCGTGGGCCTCGCTCGCCACCCTGCTGTGGTTCGAGTGGTGCCGCCGCCGAGGCGTGCGCGTGCCGCCGCTCACCTTCGTGCTGGCCGGAGCGGGGCTGGCCGTGGTGGGCGTGACCGCGACCGTGGGCGTGGGCGTGCTGCTGCTCACCGGCTGA
- a CDS encoding polysaccharide deacetylase family protein encodes MMANTLVVAAAVVVLITLPTEAAPRAAPLAGAVTGTPTPTPSPSPEPDLPSADLPPPIRTTPEFARQVKANEAGTVPVLMYHRIMKKRLASIDRTPSQVRQEMEKLAKDGYVPITAREFVTGKIDIPAGKHPVVLTFDDGHASHFALDGNGMPAKDTAVGIIYQVAKKHPGFRPVATFWVNREPFGLRDRRDQTRAVQWLTSRGFEVANHTWTHANLPSLSKKKVAEQIVRTERLLDKLGAGPSDTFALPFGAMPRKRSTAQSGKWDGSRYAFKGVFLAGAQPSESPFVKDFDWRAIQRIQSNGKKGECRKWCSQYWLEWLKKHPDRLYTADGDPDRVSVPEKLRGIITSKWRRQVNAY; translated from the coding sequence ATGATGGCCAACACCCTGGTGGTGGCCGCCGCGGTGGTGGTGCTCATCACGCTCCCCACGGAGGCCGCCCCGCGGGCCGCGCCCCTGGCCGGCGCGGTGACGGGCACCCCCACCCCCACCCCGAGCCCGTCGCCGGAGCCCGACCTGCCCTCGGCGGATCTTCCACCGCCGATCCGGACGACTCCGGAGTTCGCCCGGCAGGTGAAGGCCAACGAGGCGGGCACGGTCCCGGTGCTGATGTACCACCGGATCATGAAGAAGCGGCTGGCCTCCATCGACCGCACGCCCTCCCAGGTGCGCCAGGAGATGGAGAAGCTGGCCAAGGACGGTTACGTGCCGATCACCGCGCGGGAGTTCGTCACCGGAAAGATCGACATCCCGGCGGGTAAGCACCCGGTCGTGCTGACCTTCGACGACGGGCACGCGAGCCATTTCGCGCTGGACGGCAACGGCATGCCGGCCAAGGACACCGCGGTCGGGATCATCTACCAGGTCGCGAAGAAGCATCCGGGGTTCCGGCCCGTCGCCACCTTCTGGGTCAACCGCGAGCCGTTCGGCCTGCGCGACCGGCGGGACCAGACGCGGGCCGTGCAGTGGCTGACCTCCCGCGGCTTCGAGGTGGCCAACCACACCTGGACCCATGCCAACCTGCCGAGCCTGTCGAAGAAGAAGGTCGCCGAGCAGATCGTCCGGACCGAGCGGCTGCTCGACAAGCTCGGCGCCGGTCCCTCCGACACCTTCGCGCTGCCGTTCGGCGCGATGCCGCGCAAGCGGTCCACGGCGCAGTCTGGGAAGTGGGACGGGAGCCGCTACGCGTTCAAGGGGGTCTTCCTGGCCGGCGCGCAGCCGTCGGAGTCGCCTTTCGTCAAGGACTTCGACTGGCGGGCCATCCAGCGGATCCAGAGCAACGGCAAGAAGGGCGAGTGCCGCAAATGGTGCTCGCAGTACTGGCTGGAGTGGCTGAAAAAGCACCCCGACCGGCTCTACACGGCGGACGGCGACCCCGATCGCGTGTCCGTGCCGGAGAAGCTCCGGGGTATCATCACCTCCAAGTGGAGGCGTCAGGTCAATGCCTACTAA
- a CDS encoding inositol monophosphatase family protein, with protein MIAEEAGELGEPGSEWTWVIDPLDGTNNLAIGLPLYSVGLALCRNGRPELGVVHEPVTGRTWSAVRGRGSLGPDGPLTAPPYRPTGSGPVLAWIQGYGVRRGDDVACALKAEPDTRARRVLRLCAPLLAWVMLARGDIDGIIGYQTGIVDLPGGLLIAQEAGAVVSRFDGTPFDCAPLTGGGRDFVASRAGLQDDLLEAVRVSR; from the coding sequence GTGATCGCCGAGGAGGCGGGCGAGCTGGGCGAGCCGGGATCGGAGTGGACCTGGGTCATCGACCCGCTCGACGGCACGAACAACCTCGCGATCGGCCTGCCCCTGTACTCCGTGGGCCTGGCCCTGTGCCGGAACGGACGGCCCGAACTGGGAGTCGTCCACGAACCGGTGACCGGCAGGACGTGGTCGGCCGTCCGGGGGCGGGGGTCGCTCGGCCCGGACGGCCCGCTGACCGCCCCACCCTACCGGCCTACCGGCAGCGGTCCCGTGCTGGCCTGGATCCAGGGCTACGGCGTACGGCGCGGCGACGACGTGGCCTGCGCGCTGAAGGCGGAGCCGGACACACGCGCCCGCCGGGTGCTGCGGCTCTGTGCCCCGCTGCTGGCCTGGGTGATGCTCGCCCGGGGCGACATCGACGGGATCATCGGCTACCAGACCGGCATCGTCGACCTGCCGGGCGGGCTGCTGATCGCGCAGGAGGCCGGGGCGGTGGTCAGCCGCTTCGACGGCACCCCCTTCGACTGCGCCCCGCTGACCGGAGGCGGGCGTGACTTCGTCGCGAGCCGGGCCGGGCTCCAGGACGACCTGCTGGAGGCGGTCCGGGTCAGCCGGTGA
- the polA gene encoding DNA polymerase I, with product MPKNEATPTRPCLLLLDGHSLAYRAFYALPEENFSTTTGQTTNAVYGFTSMLVNVLRDERPTHVAVCFDRSEPTFRHEEYAEYKANRSASPDSFRSQMSLIHEMLDALRVPHLSLSGYEADDLIATLATRAAAQDMNVLVVTGDRDALQLVDEHITVLMTRVGISNMTRFTPEAVLEKYELTPVQYPDFAAIRGDSSDNLKNIPGVGEKTAAKWIREFGSLEELVNRIDEVKGKVGDKLRDHLDQVLMNRRLTQLMRDVPLEHEVSRLTVGQADRDEVNKILDTLEFRGEIRDRLFKTLGAAEPEAEEGFEVEAVVLGPGEVAGWLEALPQGRAGLAFKGAYGSGTGRIDSLAIAVPGGRAAFVDPTTLTEADEAALRAWLGDPARPKAVHDAKGPMLALWAQGMDLRGLTCDTALAAYLAMPGQKTFPLEDLVRTYLQRELRSEADAGGQASLFDDVDADAAHELGLRALAVCELAEALEAFLEPRDGTRLMREVELPLVTVLAELERAGIAADRDYFSGLEAEFGGAVKQAVEAAHAAVGEQFNLGSPKQLQEILFVRLNLPKTKKTKTGYTTDADALAWLAAQTEHELPTIMLRHRDQAKLKVTVEGLIKEIADDGRIHTTYNQIIAATGRISSEKPNLQNIPIRTVEGRRIRQGFTVGAGYETLLTADYSQIELRIMAHLSGDESLIASFESGHDFHKATAARVFDIEPEQVTGELRAKIKAMNYGLAYGLSDFGLSAQLNIPVPEARALKEEYFEEFGGVRDFLNAIVAQARHDGYTETIMGRRRYLPDLNSDNRQRREMAERMALNAPIQGSAADIIKVAMLNVQNALKEASLRSRMLLQVHDELVFEVAPGELETLRELVTDQMNAAYALRVPLEVSVGVGRTWEDAGH from the coding sequence GTGCCGAAGAACGAAGCGACCCCCACTCGTCCGTGTCTCCTGCTGCTGGATGGGCATTCACTGGCCTACCGGGCCTTCTACGCCCTGCCGGAGGAGAATTTCTCCACGACCACGGGTCAGACGACGAACGCGGTCTACGGGTTCACCTCGATGCTGGTCAACGTGCTCCGCGACGAGCGGCCCACGCATGTGGCGGTCTGCTTCGACCGGTCGGAGCCGACGTTCCGGCACGAGGAGTACGCCGAGTACAAGGCGAACCGGAGCGCGAGCCCCGACAGCTTCCGCAGCCAGATGAGCTTGATCCACGAGATGCTCGACGCGTTGCGCGTCCCGCACCTGTCGCTGTCGGGTTACGAGGCAGACGACCTGATCGCCACCCTCGCCACCCGGGCCGCGGCGCAGGACATGAACGTGCTGGTCGTCACCGGCGACCGTGACGCGCTGCAGCTGGTCGACGAGCACATCACGGTGCTGATGACCCGGGTCGGGATCAGCAACATGACCAGGTTCACCCCCGAGGCGGTGCTGGAGAAGTACGAGCTGACCCCGGTCCAGTATCCCGACTTCGCGGCCATCCGCGGCGACTCCAGCGACAACCTCAAGAACATCCCCGGTGTGGGGGAGAAGACCGCGGCCAAGTGGATCCGCGAGTTCGGCTCGCTGGAGGAGCTGGTCAACCGGATCGACGAGGTCAAGGGCAAGGTCGGCGACAAGCTCCGCGACCACCTCGACCAGGTGCTGATGAACCGCCGCCTCACCCAGCTCATGCGCGACGTCCCGCTGGAGCACGAGGTCTCCCGCCTGACGGTCGGCCAGGCCGACCGCGACGAGGTCAACAAGATCCTCGACACGCTGGAGTTCCGGGGAGAGATCCGCGACCGGCTGTTCAAGACGCTCGGCGCCGCCGAGCCCGAGGCGGAGGAGGGCTTCGAGGTCGAGGCCGTCGTGCTCGGCCCCGGCGAGGTCGCCGGATGGCTGGAGGCGCTGCCGCAGGGCCGGGCCGGGCTCGCCTTCAAGGGCGCCTACGGCAGCGGCACCGGGCGGATCGACAGCCTCGCGATCGCCGTGCCCGGCGGTCGCGCCGCCTTCGTCGACCCCACCACGCTGACCGAGGCCGACGAGGCGGCCCTGCGCGCCTGGCTCGGCGACCCCGCGCGCCCCAAGGCCGTGCACGACGCCAAGGGGCCGATGCTGGCGCTGTGGGCGCAGGGGATGGACCTGCGCGGCCTGACGTGCGACACGGCGCTGGCGGCCTACCTGGCGATGCCGGGGCAGAAGACGTTCCCGCTGGAGGACCTCGTACGGACCTACCTCCAGCGTGAGCTGCGCAGCGAGGCCGACGCCGGCGGCCAGGCCAGCCTCTTCGACGACGTCGACGCCGACGCCGCCCATGAGCTGGGGCTGCGGGCCCTGGCCGTCTGCGAGCTGGCCGAGGCGCTGGAGGCGTTCCTGGAGCCGCGGGACGGCACCCGCCTGATGCGCGAGGTGGAGCTGCCGCTGGTGACCGTGCTGGCCGAGCTGGAGCGGGCCGGCATCGCCGCCGACCGGGATTACTTCAGCGGTCTGGAGGCCGAGTTCGGCGGCGCGGTCAAGCAGGCCGTCGAGGCGGCGCACGCGGCCGTGGGGGAGCAGTTCAACCTGGGCTCGCCCAAGCAGCTGCAGGAGATCCTCTTCGTCCGCCTGAACCTGCCCAAGACCAAGAAGACCAAGACGGGCTACACCACCGACGCCGACGCGCTGGCCTGGCTGGCCGCCCAGACCGAGCACGAGCTGCCGACCATCATGCTGCGCCACCGCGACCAGGCCAAGCTGAAGGTCACGGTCGAGGGTCTGATCAAGGAGATCGCCGACGACGGGCGGATCCACACCACCTACAACCAGATCATCGCGGCCACCGGGCGGATCAGCTCGGAGAAGCCCAACCTGCAGAACATCCCGATCCGCACCGTCGAGGGCCGCCGGATCCGGCAGGGCTTCACGGTCGGGGCCGGATACGAGACCCTGCTGACCGCCGACTACAGCCAGATCGAGCTGCGGATCATGGCGCACCTGTCGGGTGACGAGTCGCTGATCGCGTCTTTCGAGTCCGGGCACGACTTCCACAAGGCCACCGCCGCGAGGGTCTTCGACATCGAGCCCGAGCAGGTGACGGGGGAGCTGCGGGCCAAGATCAAGGCCATGAACTACGGCCTGGCGTACGGCCTGTCGGACTTCGGGCTGTCGGCGCAGCTCAACATCCCGGTGCCGGAGGCGAGGGCGCTCAAGGAGGAATACTTCGAGGAGTTCGGCGGTGTCCGCGACTTCCTCAACGCGATCGTCGCCCAGGCCAGGCACGACGGCTACACCGAGACCATCATGGGCCGCCGCCGCTATCTGCCCGACCTCAACAGCGACAACCGCCAGCGCCGCGAGATGGCCGAGCGGATGGCGCTCAACGCGCCGATCCAGGGCTCGGCGGCCGACATCATCAAGGTCGCCATGCTCAATGTGCAGAACGCCCTGAAGGAGGCGTCCCTGCGCTCCCGGATGCTGCTCCAGGTCCACGACGAGCTGGTGTTCGAGGTGGCGCCGGGAGAGCTGGAGACCTTGCGTGAGCTGGTCACAGACCAGATGAACGCCGCCTACGCGCTGCGCGTCCCGCTGGAGGTCTCCGTAGGCGTCGGCCGGACCTGGGAGGACGCCGGTCACTGA
- a CDS encoding sporulation protein: MVFRKLMAAFGAGVEVDTVLQNSSVRPGEVLRGQVNFRGGGSDYKVEGIFIDFTAVVEVESGDNEYRSTYSFLRQQITGPFHLSAGAPQAAPFEIPVPWETPISAVGGHPLRGMQLGVSTELALAGAMDKGDLDPLFVNPLPAQDHVLAALDGAGFRFKKADLERGTLRGSRMPFFQEIEYYAGHEYARHFNELELTFIAGPQAMDVILEADKRGGFLTSSHDTYNRFTVRYDDHPGQVEQSLRAGLHAMAQRRGWF; the protein is encoded by the coding sequence ATGGTGTTCCGTAAGCTGATGGCCGCGTTCGGCGCGGGCGTCGAGGTCGACACGGTCCTGCAAAACTCCAGCGTCCGCCCCGGCGAGGTCCTGCGGGGACAGGTCAACTTCCGCGGCGGCGGCTCCGACTACAAGGTCGAGGGCATCTTCATCGACTTCACCGCGGTGGTCGAGGTCGAGAGCGGAGACAACGAGTACCGGTCGACCTACAGTTTCCTGCGCCAGCAGATCACCGGCCCGTTCCACCTCTCCGCGGGCGCCCCGCAGGCGGCTCCCTTCGAGATCCCCGTGCCGTGGGAGACCCCGATCAGCGCCGTCGGCGGCCATCCGCTGCGCGGCATGCAGCTGGGTGTCTCCACCGAGCTGGCCCTGGCCGGGGCGATGGACAAGGGCGACCTCGACCCGCTCTTCGTCAACCCGCTGCCCGCCCAGGACCACGTGCTCGCCGCGCTGGACGGCGCGGGCTTCCGCTTCAAGAAGGCCGACCTGGAGCGCGGCACCCTGCGCGGCTCGCGGATGCCGTTCTTCCAGGAGATCGAGTACTACGCCGGCCACGAGTACGCCCGGCACTTCAACGAGCTGGAGCTGACCTTCATCGCCGGCCCGCAGGCGATGGACGTCATCCTGGAGGCCGACAAGCGCGGCGGTTTCCTGACCTCCAGCCACGACACCTACAACCGGTTCACGGTCCGCTACGACGACCACCCGGGCCAGGTGGAACAGTCCCTCCGTGCCGGCCTGCACGCCATGGCCCAGAGGCGCGGCTGGTTCTGA
- a CDS encoding SPFH domain-containing protein, with the protein MSREFSKIKESLASWSEIRQLLRGGESGQLVPVVIPKDRRGFAWVTLLFLALYLAGTALLAGGVFSALAAVGAVLSLLAALVWLWRRAIIEIEEGTTGVRSRWGAITGTLPPGRHYLWLPWDRVDAVVDTSTEIPYSAPIVACPTAENVPLKSIEFFLKFRIVDPVAFVRTIGAGNFDLVLSSAVQDAIRQRSRRVHTERAYDLRGSDVGDMQELLTRQLGRYGVRITGANIPDVQLPDQYQQHLATREKVAKELSAFEREWELTRKRRIDTLLMEIERAKKTRDARIVEVRAAANTARKDVARMLEEHETEAQRVRWEIEAKGRAELTSAENEAKGLRRLADSYRDNRAVLQYELARRRLDVGARLAENAPRPIVVRTDGASGESSALSTMLLAQILPQLGRGNGQIKPPVEPN; encoded by the coding sequence GTGAGCAGAGAGTTCTCCAAGATCAAGGAATCCCTGGCCTCCTGGTCGGAGATCCGCCAGCTGCTGCGCGGCGGCGAGTCCGGCCAGCTCGTCCCGGTGGTCATCCCCAAGGACCGCCGCGGCTTCGCCTGGGTGACGCTGCTGTTCCTCGCCCTCTACCTGGCCGGTACGGCGCTGCTGGCCGGCGGGGTGTTCTCCGCCCTCGCCGCGGTCGGCGCGGTGCTGTCCCTGCTCGCGGCGCTGGTCTGGCTGTGGCGCCGGGCGATCATCGAGATCGAGGAGGGCACCACCGGCGTGCGCAGCCGGTGGGGCGCGATCACGGGCACCCTGCCCCCGGGCCGTCACTACCTGTGGCTGCCGTGGGACCGGGTGGACGCGGTGGTGGACACCTCCACCGAGATCCCCTACTCCGCTCCGATCGTCGCCTGCCCGACCGCGGAGAACGTGCCGCTGAAGTCGATCGAGTTCTTCCTGAAGTTCCGCATCGTCGACCCGGTCGCCTTCGTCCGGACGATCGGCGCGGGCAACTTCGACCTGGTGCTCAGCAGCGCCGTACAGGACGCCATCCGCCAGCGCAGCCGCCGCGTGCACACCGAACGCGCCTACGACCTGCGCGGGTCCGACGTGGGCGACATGCAGGAGCTTCTGACCCGCCAGCTCGGCCGGTACGGCGTGCGGATCACCGGCGCCAACATCCCCGACGTGCAGCTTCCCGACCAGTACCAGCAGCATCTGGCCACCCGCGAGAAGGTGGCCAAGGAGTTGTCGGCCTTCGAACGGGAGTGGGAGCTCACCCGCAAGCGGCGGATCGACACCCTGCTGATGGAGATCGAGCGCGCCAAGAAGACGCGGGACGCCCGCATCGTCGAGGTGCGGGCCGCCGCCAACACCGCGCGCAAGGACGTCGCCCGCATGCTTGAGGAGCACGAGACCGAGGCGCAGCGGGTGCGCTGGGAGATCGAGGCCAAGGGACGGGCCGAGCTCACCTCCGCGGAGAACGAGGCCAAGGGGCTGCGCCGGCTGGCCGACTCCTACCGCGACAACCGCGCCGTGCTCCAGTACGAGCTGGCCCGGCGCCGCCTGGACGTGGGGGCTCGGCTCGCCGAGAACGCCCCGCGCCCCATCGTCGTGCGCACCGACGGCGCCTCCGGTGAGTCCTCCGCGCTGTCGACCATGCTCCTGGCCCAGATCCTGCCGCAGCTCGGCCGCGGGAACGGCCAGATCAAGCCACCCGTTGAACCCAACTGA
- the coaE gene encoding dephospho-CoA kinase, with amino-acid sequence MLKVGLTGGIGSGKSEVSRRLASRGAVVIDADKIAREVVEPGTSGLARITGVFGDEVLYEDGSLNRERLGSIVFADSEKLASLNAIVHPLVGARVAELQEEADGDAIVVYDVPLLAENDLAPMYDVVVVVDAADDVRLARLVELRGMSEQDARARLAAQATREDRLKVADLVVPNEGALEELDARVDELWAELSARAG; translated from the coding sequence ATGCTGAAGGTGGGACTTACCGGCGGGATCGGGTCGGGAAAGAGCGAGGTGTCACGGCGGCTGGCGTCCAGGGGAGCCGTTGTCATCGACGCCGACAAGATCGCCCGCGAGGTGGTCGAGCCCGGGACCAGCGGGCTGGCGCGCATCACCGGGGTGTTCGGGGACGAGGTGCTGTACGAGGACGGGTCGCTCAACCGGGAGAGGCTCGGCTCGATCGTCTTCGCCGACTCCGAGAAACTGGCCTCGCTCAACGCCATCGTGCACCCGCTGGTCGGGGCCCGGGTCGCCGAGCTGCAGGAGGAGGCCGACGGCGACGCGATCGTGGTCTACGACGTGCCGCTGCTGGCGGAGAACGACCTCGCCCCGATGTACGACGTCGTGGTCGTCGTGGACGCCGCCGACGACGTCCGGCTCGCCCGGCTGGTCGAGCTGCGCGGCATGAGCGAGCAGGACGCCAGAGCCCGGCTCGCGGCCCAGGCGACCCGCGAGGACCGGCTGAAGGTCGCCGACCTCGTGGTGCCGAACGAGGGAGCGCTGGAGGAGCTGGACGCCCGGGTGGACGAGCTCTGGGCCGAGCTGTCGGCCCGTGCCGGTTAG